AAGCCCGTCCGCCAAGTCTGCTGCCAACAATACAATGTTCGGAAGTCATCAGCGGCAGACGGCCGTGCACCAAGCACTCCAGTGTGACCGGAACACGGTCTGTTAAATCGGCAATCTGCGTGAACGTTAATTCAGGCGAAAGAGTCATGCCAACCAAGCCATGCTCCGCATAGAAATTGACTGCGGCAACATTAAATATGTTGAGAGGAAAATCGCCTACTAGCGGCAGATTTGTTATTTGTTTGGCGATTTCTATAGTACCAATGTTCGTGACTCCGATCGAATCTGGCGCCAGCTCAGCAAACAACTCCAGCGTCTTCTTTAATAACGGCGTCTGCCACTCCTTGACAATTCGAGGTGTGGTCAGCACAACTCGTTTATTGCATCGTCGCGCCGCTGCAACGACTTGTCGGTAGTCCTCCGTAGTGATCGGGTGATGGGAGTAGGTTTCGCCGCCGAACAAAATAATGTCGGCTCCCTGTTGTAGCGCCACTTCGGCCTTTTCGACTGTATCAACATTAACTGACAGCTCCGGTCTGGTCCGACTCTTTCGGTCAGAGGACCGTTCTGGCAAAAGTACAGCAGGTTTAACCGGCAGCGGTGGCCGGGAAAATGCCTCAAGCCGTGCCTGTTCAAGTGCCTCAACCGCCCGTCGCCGCGCATCATTAATCTCACTCACCGGTACCATGACTCCAGGTTCAATGTCGGCTGTTAAGCTGTGAAGAGAAAAAGCGGTATTGCCTAACCTGCCCACTTGTTTAGCCACTACGGTGTCGTCTAGCGGTCTATTTCGGGCTGCTTCAGTAATAAATGCAGTCACCGCTTGGCCGCAAAACCCAGTTTCATCTTGGAATGTGACAAGCAACGGTTGACCCTTGTGGGCAGTTACGGATACAGCAACACCGATTTTGCGTCTGCCATCTCCTTCTGCAAAAAAGGATCTTGCCTTTGTTGTCAAACGAATATCAAAGGTCTTAAAGACGCGATCATTCAACTTAACAGAACTCTGAACTGGAATGGCCACTTCGTTGCCGGCTTCAGCAGCTTCAACATCTCTGCCGCTGATCATCAATGAGGTAACCGTGATATTCACCCTGCCGCCGACTTTAACCCAGCACTCGATGATATCGCCTACAGACAGCGGAGCTTCCAGTTTTATAATAGCCAGCCTGCTTTGAGCGTCATAGCCGGTGACACGTCCGATATGAACCCCTCGGTTATTCGGCCGCCGGTCACTCATCATATCCGGACCCTCATTTTTCAGCAAATAGGCGCTAGTAAAGCCCCGATTAAAACTCTGGGCTAGGTCCTTCACTTCATTCGGTAGCACAGAATAGGTTGACGGCGACGCCAAATAACGATCAATTGCCTGACGATATGTATCCACTGCAATAGCAACATATTCCGGTCGCTTCATGCGCCCTTCCAGCTTAAATGATGTAACTCCAGCCTCGATGAGCTGTGGCAGAAGATCAAGCGTGCAGAGGTCTTTCGGACTTAACAGATACTCACCGGCATCTTCTGGTTTGAGAAGTTCGCCCTCACTGCCAACTAAAGAATATGGCAGGCGGCAGGGCTGCGCGCATTGGCCCCGGTTGCCGCTCCGACCGCCAATCATACTGCTCATTAAGCATTGCCCAGAATAACAAATACACAGTGCGCCATGAACAAATGTCTCAATTTCGATCGGCGAATGACGACAGATATATTTAATATCATTAAGAGATACTTCTCTAGCCAATACGACCCGAGTGAAGCCCTGTTTAGCCAGAAACTCCACCCCGGCCAAGTTATGAATCGTCATCTGCGTACTGGCGTGAAGGGGCATGTGTGGAACAACTTTCGCAGCAATCGACGCTACACCGACATCTTGGACAAGAATTGCGTCCACGCCAATTTCGTAAAGAAATCGGAGATAGGACACAAGTGCCGGTATTTCACTATTGTCAACAAGTGTATTCACAGTGATATAAACAGAAACGCCGCGTACATGCGCATAACGAACTACACCTGCTAAAGTCTCATCATCAAAGTTAGGTGCATAGTGGCGCGCGCCAAACATCTTGCCACCAAGATAAATCGCGTTTGCGCCGGCTTCTACCGCGGCCGTAGCCGCCTCTAGGCTCCCCGCCGGCGCCAATAATTCCAACTTTCGATTGGCGTTACTCATGAAGCGCCCCCCTTTTTATATAGGATATCATCGCTGGCGCCAAACCAGTCAGATCATATACCGATTCACCGACAGTTGAAGCCTGTGGGCCAAAAATTAGGCAGGGAACAGGATTCAACGTATGGGTCCTAATACTGAAGTCTTCAAAATTGCCATGATCGCTGGTCACAACCACCAGCAGATCTGAGGAAGCGGCTTGATAAACAGCACAAAGAAATTCGTCAAGAACACGTAGCACCGCTTCTGCCTTCTCCCAATTTTGCTTGTGTCCCCAGCGGTCAGTCTGAAAATATTCAAATAGTGTAAAATGATGGTCTGCTGCGATATTTACCAAACGATGACCTGCTTCAGTCGGAGAGATGAGCGGGGCTTCAATGCTAAATTCGGGTAACATCTGATTAGTAATATCTTGATAAACCGCCCTGCCTGCAAGCATATCAGGCAGGGTTCGCAGTCGCTCATCAGCGGCAAGAATCATCAGTGTTGTTGCTGAATGGCGACGCTTGCGAGCGGCTACCTGGTCCATATAGTTCGGCGTGTACATGTTGGCTGAAGTCACAGCAAAGCCTTGGGGTTTTAAGCGTCCCATGATACCCGACTCACCAATAATCGCAGACAATTGCGGACCAGGGAAGGCCTGGACGTGTCGTCCCATTATTTTTGATGCATTGATGCCGGTAAACAGACTAGTTTGTCCGGTTGCGCTTTGCGGTAGTCCTGCAACGCCTAACGTAGCGTCAATAGGAGCAAAAGAAAGCCTATCGGATCGCAGCGAAGCTATATCCCTACTCAACGGACCACCTAATAGGGAAGGGAAAAACTTTCCTGGAAAGCGGACCAATGGATTAATCGCAGGATCAGCCGGTCCTAAACCAAATCCATCAATAAAAATTAATAATACCCGCATAAGCCACACTCTCTTCAATCCGAAAAGAAGAAGGGCTCCCCCTTCTTCTTTGTTACTCTAGATTCTTCGCTTGCACTTCCGCCTCACCGGTTCGGGGCGCAACAGGCGGTTGCTGTTTAAGCGTTTCTGCAATAAAATGAACATCCTCAAGCGCCTGCTCAATACGTGCCCAGCGCCGCCCCTGGGGGCTTAGCGGATTATCTGTAGAGGAATTCAGATAGGCTTCAAAATCTCCTCTGGTTAGAGGTTCGGTTTCCCAGGTTCGGACCACCGTAAACTCACCGCAGCTTTCCAGTCTGGCCAGTTTAATATCTTTTAGATTTGACAGGTCCATACCTTGCTTATGCAGTTCTTGCCGCAAATCATCATAGTTGAAATGAGTCTTCACGAAATTATCTTTTAAAAGACGACCGTCTTCAATCAGCTCGATGGGGACTCCTTCAACCCACTTGCGCAAGGTGGTACTTTTCAAGGCAAGCCAGCCTAATATCTGCTGCAGTAGCAACAAGCCGACAAGAGTTTCTATTCCCGGCAACAGACTCCTGTCTGTTTCTAGTGCAATAGTCACAACAATATCGCCGATTCCCACCAGCAGCACAAAGTCAAACGGCGATAACTGACCAACTGTGCGGTTTCCCATTTTGCGAACAACAATTAGCGCCGCTGTAAAAATTAGAGCAAGCCGCAATATAATGAGTCCCGCATTGTTGTACTCAAACACAGAATTCGCCTCCTAGATACTAGTATTCGCCGCCTAAGAAAGCGATATTCTGCATCAAAGCACATGAAATAATGCTAGCGCGCCTGCTGTTTCACCATTTCCATCAAAGCGCGGTAATCTGCCTCTAGCTTAAGGTAATCATCCGCTAAATTCATGGCTGTCATAATAGCAATTTGACGAGAGGATAAGCGGGAATTTGACTGTGCAATCTTCTTCATCCGATCATTTAGCCAAACAGCTACCCGCGTAATACGTTCCGCCTCCGCATCCCCCTTAATCGGGTATTGCTCGCCTAAAAACTCAACCGTTACTTTCGTCTGCCGATCATCCATTGTACATCCCCCGCGCACTCCATATGCAGATACTATTCCACGCGGTTGAATCAAAATCCTTCTGGCATCCGTTATACGGCAGTTGATCGATACGTTAGGCCAACCGCAATTTTGCCGACAATTCATTTTCCAACCTGGACACGATTGCCCGACTGTGAATCTCTACTTCCTCATCAGT
The genomic region above belongs to Anaerosporomusa subterranea and contains:
- a CDS encoding DUF3656 domain-containing U32 family peptidase; this translates as MSNANRKLELLAPAGSLEAATAAVEAGANAIYLGGKMFGARHYAPNFDDETLAGVVRYAHVRGVSVYITVNTLVDNSEIPALVSYLRFLYEIGVDAILVQDVGVASIAAKVVPHMPLHASTQMTIHNLAGVEFLAKQGFTRVVLAREVSLNDIKYICRHSPIEIETFVHGALCICYSGQCLMSSMIGGRSGNRGQCAQPCRLPYSLVGSEGELLKPEDAGEYLLSPKDLCTLDLLPQLIEAGVTSFKLEGRMKRPEYVAIAVDTYRQAIDRYLASPSTYSVLPNEVKDLAQSFNRGFTSAYLLKNEGPDMMSDRRPNNRGVHIGRVTGYDAQSRLAIIKLEAPLSVGDIIECWVKVGGRVNITVTSLMISGRDVEAAEAGNEVAIPVQSSVKLNDRVFKTFDIRLTTKARSFFAEGDGRRKIGVAVSVTAHKGQPLLVTFQDETGFCGQAVTAFITEAARNRPLDDTVVAKQVGRLGNTAFSLHSLTADIEPGVMVPVSEINDARRRAVEALEQARLEAFSRPPLPVKPAVLLPERSSDRKSRTRPELSVNVDTVEKAEVALQQGADIILFGGETYSHHPITTEDYRQVVAAARRCNKRVVLTTPRIVKEWQTPLLKKTLELFAELAPDSIGVTNIGTIEIAKQITNLPLVGDFPLNIFNVAAVNFYAEHGLVGMTLSPELTFTQIADLTDRVPVTLECLVHGRLPLMTSEHCIVGSRLGGRACGSCKATCEQRQYWLRDRKGERFPVVTDQFGRMHILNAKELSLLPHVAQFGRIGVNVLRIEAKAEEPKRLGHIVSLYRRLLELEAEPSNELLDQISSLEHENITRGHYFRGVLKD
- a CDS encoding metalloenzyme; its protein translation is MRVLLIFIDGFGLGPADPAINPLVRFPGKFFPSLLGGPLSRDIASLRSDRLSFAPIDATLGVAGLPQSATGQTSLFTGINASKIMGRHVQAFPGPQLSAIIGESGIMGRLKPQGFAVTSANMYTPNYMDQVAARKRRHSATTLMILAADERLRTLPDMLAGRAVYQDITNQMLPEFSIEAPLISPTEAGHRLVNIAADHHFTLFEYFQTDRWGHKQNWEKAEAVLRVLDEFLCAVYQAASSDLLVVVTSDHGNFEDFSIRTHTLNPVPCLIFGPQASTVGESVYDLTGLAPAMISYIKRGALHE
- a CDS encoding DUF421 domain-containing protein produces the protein MFEYNNAGLIILRLALIFTAALIVVRKMGNRTVGQLSPFDFVLLVGIGDIVVTIALETDRSLLPGIETLVGLLLLQQILGWLALKSTTLRKWVEGVPIELIEDGRLLKDNFVKTHFNYDDLRQELHKQGMDLSNLKDIKLARLESCGEFTVVRTWETEPLTRGDFEAYLNSSTDNPLSPQGRRWARIEQALEDVHFIAETLKQQPPVAPRTGEAEVQAKNLE
- a CDS encoding cell division protein ZapA; translation: MDDRQTKVTVEFLGEQYPIKGDAEAERITRVAVWLNDRMKKIAQSNSRLSSRQIAIMTAMNLADDYLKLEADYRALMEMVKQQAR